In Mauremys reevesii isolate NIE-2019 linkage group 13, ASM1616193v1, whole genome shotgun sequence, the sequence TAGTCATGATTTGATAGaggtctatcatatcccccctgcgttgtctcttttccaagctgaagagtcccagtcttatgAAAATCACTCCTCAAAGGCAATGAAGGGTTCATTCCATCCAAGCCATCTCTGCTGGGAAGGAAGAGTAGATGGGAAATGCACTTTTCAGAAGCGCACTGGGGCACTTGTCAGGCCATCAACATGGTCTCTTCTGGAAGCAGAGAACACAACACCACAGTTTACACAAAGGGAGATTTTATTTCTCAATCTGCAGTAAGAACATGTCTAAAACAGCCATTGGGGAATCtacaagtttaaaaatattgaCCAAATTTAAAAGCTTCAACTCTCTTCCAGGCTGCTCGTTCCCATAGCAAGAGCCTCACAGAGAGCCTGgaaagagattgagagagagagagagagagagaaagtcagGAATGATGACAATACAGGCGGGGGAAGGTACTACATTTATAAACAGCAGGTCCTGCGGTAATGTCACATGCCAtcattgaggcctggtctacactgaggggagggaatagcgtagctgaagtcgacgtatcttatttcaacttccctcccgtcctcacggcacagAATCAACAGCTGCAGCTCTctcgtcgactccgcttccacctcttgccctggtggagttccagagtcgacaggagcacgttcggggaaattgatatatcgtgtctagacgagacacgatatatcgatccccgataaattgatcgctacctgcagatccagcgggtagtctggacataccctgaGTTATGCCAAGGTGACAGAAGCTGAAGACCATGTTTCCAGAGTCAGAAGCCAAGGCATTGAATCGAAGGGTTGAGCCACTAGTACAGTTAAAATGATGCACCCTAGTGTTGAGGCAGTTATGCTGGTATAGGAGTGCTAGTCCTGGGATAGCTATTCCTATAGGAGAAGCGGAATAAACTCTACTGGTATAAACATGTAGAACTACATCCACGCTAGGGGTGGTACTGGGGACTACAGTGCTAAGAAGTCACACCCCTCACTGACCTAACTGACCCAGTACAAGATCTGTAcacagaccaggccttagggtcaCATGTTACTTATACAATTTGGTGTGCACTATatagcccccctcccccgagagCTTCTGACTCAAAAGCAACATCAGCCCGTTTCTAGCCATGGAGGAAAGTCCTCTAGGACACCGAGCTTTGAGGAAGTGACACTAGTTCAGTAACATTCACTTTGGGCAGGGAGCAGCTTTGCTGGCATCCTCCACCCTCCTTTGCTCCCTCGTTCCATGGGATTGTTGGCTCCCAGCTACAGGACATGTTCTGCTCATGAAAGCAGTGCGCCTTGAGCAAGTACCTTAGTAACTAGAAATAAAGGGGTTTCTTCCCTTCAgagaccagacagcaaacgtCCTGGAGATGAGTACAAGACACGAGTACAGTAAGACCCGGGGCTGACCCAGTGCAGCTGGGCTCTTGTGATAACTTGATGTTTCGGAAGCTGGTCAccacccttccccacctcccagacAGAACAGTTTAGTGCCCCCACCCCGTACCATTTCTCCAGGCGAGACCCTTCGGAGTCCACGCTGCTGTGGTGCTCATGGCCTGCACTGGCTGGTTTCTATCCCGGCCTGTCTCACCAACACTGATCAATGAGATGAAAATGGAGAGGAGTTAGTACACATACACCAGGGTGAGCAGCCAGCATGGCCCCTGTCAGGCTGCCAGATAGTCCATAGGACATGCCTGCATCTCAGGACCTGCCTCCATAAGCCCCACCCACATGCAGCTAGATGAGACTTGTCAGCGTGTCCCCACCTTAGTCCAGgttacccagctctgaaagcagctctAAATAGGACCCCCATGGCATCCCCTGGGATCTGCCACTGTCATGTGCTTGATGGGCCTTAGGGATTCTATGCTGTTCCATGCCAGCGAGCACTGGATTGTTCCCCACAACACCCCTGGTAACAGGTAAGTCTtgtccccagggcaggggcaatgCCTTGGCTGTAAGCTGCCTTGGGCCTTCCCAGGGCAGCCCACACGTGAGCTTGGACCTTCAGCCCAGGTGAACGATGGCCCCCTCCCACCttggcaaacagcagctgttcagGCACCTGCATGGATTTTACTCCTGGCCGGGAGGGTTTGTGCAGAATGTGCCCACAGTGGCTGGACCACGAGCTCTCTGGGGCATGAACAGTCTGGCTTGTTTGCCCACCCCCTAGCACAGCGGGGTCTTGCTCCCCATTTGAGGTCCCCAGGTGCTACCACCACTCGGACCCTGCTTAGAAAGCACATTTGCATTAACTGGGTTAACTTGGCATTTCCTGCTGCCATGGGGTACCAGCCATGTGTTAAACAGGAGAAGGATTGAGACATGTTACACTCACAAACAAGGATTTCAGAGTGAAGCAGCCAACAGCTGACTGCTCCTGCATATCCAGTCTTGCCTTGGAACTGAGCCTGCGTTCCCTTAGGGAACGTTTCACTTCCAGTAagacaccccgcccccccgcatCTCTGGTGTTCAGCTGTTTGTCCCCCAAAGCTACCATGTGGTTGCATACCCATGCAATCTGCAGCCCTTAGTTAGGCTGCACAGGTGTAATGTGAGCAGAAGCAGGCCTATTACAgccctgggcactgcaggggtgtGTCTAGGGAAGTTCCGTTAGATTTCTGGCCGCCCAACTAGAACAGCAGCATCCAAGAGTGACTATTGCAGGAGTGCACAGAACTGTTGGAGGGGCAAGAGCCCAGCTGGCCAGATGGTGAGGCCAGCCCCAAGTGTTAAACACACTTTAGCAGCCATGTCACTTTGCTAGTCCTCCCGCACACCCTGTGTCATTAACGCCAtggcacagatggggaaactgaggcccagaggggcaAGGGTATAGGAAGTTGGTGGCGGAACTAGGAAGCGATCTTTTGACTCCTAGtctcctgccctctgaccactacACTTCACTCCTTCTCCTCACAGACCGAGGGCTAAAACCCAGcagttctgactcccagcccctcccccacctctaacccaccagcccccactgaatGAAGCTGTGTGGGTCACCTGTCTGGAACTGGACTTCGGTTCTGCCCAAGCAGCAGGGAATCCCTTGTCTGTGTCTCATTCTAAAGGTAGTGGTTTCCTTTGGTGCCCTCTGGTGGTGAAATGTGAAATACTTCTCCCTATCaattatcagggggtagccgtgttagtctgtatccacaaaaacaacatggtgcccggtcagggccggctccagccaccagcctaccaagcacgtgcttggggaggcacctTGGAAGGGGGCAGCGatctgggtttggttttgttgtttttggtttgggcGGCGCACTGCGCCGCtcgtgggggggcggggacttggggggggCGCCGCGCCGctcggagggggaggggacatgggcGGGGCGCCAGGCCActcgggggggcagggcggtgctcttcttttttgcttggggtggcaggtGCCACCCGTCCTGAGCCCTGGCTTCTCTTGCAGGACATGGCTTCCGGTAAGGCTCACATTGGCAAGCCAGCCCCAGGCTTCCACGCCACGGCCGTGGTGGATGGAGCCTTCAAAGAGATCAAACTCTCCGACTACAAAGGTGAGAGAGATGTGCTGaaggctctgccctgaggcactgggagtggagctgctgggagctccccccacagccagcgctcctgccctgctccccgcagcgccccctgctggtacTGTATTAGCAGGACATTCTGTGCATCGAGGAACCCTGGGAATACTGGGGCCCTCTACAGGGGATTCTGCCAGAATCTGTCTGCCTGCATGGCGATGGGGAACGGGGTCACCgcctctagggcaggggtgggcaaactacagcccgggggccacatctggcccttcagatgttttaatctagccctcgagctcccaccagACTTGTCCCGCTCAGCACATGCTATGGTGCTCCGtgactcccagaagcagtggcatgtccccctccagctcctatgcgtaggggcagccgggggttctgcatgctgcccccgccccaagcgccagctctgcagcacccactggccaggaactgcagccaatgggagctttagaGGCACCACCTGTGGGCCAGGCAGCACGCCACAGCTTTCGGGGGAGTGCGGGCGGGGGGGGcgccgctcggggggggggggggacttggcTTCCGGTAAGGCTAACATTGGCAAGCCAGCCCCAGGCTTCCACGCCACGGCCGTGGTGGATGGAGCCTTCAAAGAGATCAAACTCTCTGACTACAAAGGTGAGAGAGATGTGCTGAAGGCTCTGCCCTGAAGCACTGGGAGtggagctgctgggagctccccccacaaccagcgctcctgccctgctccccgcagcgccccctgctggttcTGTATTAGCAGGACATTCTGTGCATCGAGGAACCCTGGGAATACTGGGGCCCTCTACAGGGGATTCTGCCAGAATCTGTCTGCCTGCATGGCGATGGGGAACGGGGTCACtgcctctagggcaggggtgggcaaactacagcccgggggccacatctggcccttcagatgttttaatatagccctcgagctcccaccagACTTGTCCCGCTCAGCACATGCTATGGTGCTCCGtgactcccagaagcagtggcgtgttcccctccagctcctatgcgtaggggcagctgggggttctgcatgctgcccccgccccaagcgccagctctgcagcacccattggccagtaactgcagccaatgggagctcccagatcccactggaTCCCCACCATGACAGATCTGAGATGTTATCTTGGGAGGGGGGCTTGTGCTCCCCCATCCATGGCTTCCATTGAGGTGTgatccctcttcccccacagggGCCTGTTTATCATTGATGACAAGGGCATCCTGCGGCAGATCACGGTCAGTGACCTGCCGGTGGGGCGCTCGGTGGAGGAGGTGCTGCGTCTGGTGCAGGCGTTCCAGTACACGTACACGCATGGGAGAGGtgaggctgggctctggggggagctcTCTGGGACCTGGGGTGAAGGCTGAGGCCGGGTTAGGGGAATGCAGGGACCAGCTGCAGCAGTGTGTCTAGATGGGGTGAGTGCCccacagctgggggggtggggcagcaggtctGAGTTTGGTCCccagggagggggggaagtgaGGGGCTCTCCACGCCAGCTGTTTTGAGCTGGCTGCAGACTCTGTTTATACTGGGGAGTTTCTCTCCAAGGGATAGagatgcctccccccaccccacgctgggcaggaggggtgggcaaGAGCCCCATGCATGGACCTACGGTGCTTGCACCTCCATGCCACCCTGGGCAGACCTGCAGGCTGGAGAGGAAGTGTTGCCTAGCGGTTAgaacactagcctaggacttggcaTCAAACTGAGGTTTTccttgctctgcctcagtttccccatctgcaaagtaagtggggttggggggggatgcAGAGCAGGGATGTCCTGCTCCCTCCTCTGGTCtcctaacccccctcccctgctttctCCACTGTGCCCGGCAGGCTGGCAACCCGGGAGTGACACCATCAAGCCCACGGTGAAGGACAGCAAGGAATACTTCGCCAAGCAGCACTGAGCTCGGGGCAGCTGGTGGAGAACCTGGTCTACTGTGAAGGTGCCCCCCGCCgtgtccccccccccattggAAGGGGATATTTGGTGGGAAGCTTGTGACTAAAATAAAAGGGTTTGTTTGAAAAGGAGCTGGTTTGTGTCTGATCCTTAATTTGGTGGGGGTTGGGCAGAGTCTGGTTGAccctgccggggggaggggggtccccatCCAGCTCCCGAGCCTGGTGCTATGCCCTGTGGATCATCCAACCTGTGACGGGCCCCAGGCTATAGCACCTCAAACCACTAGGTGGTGCTGTCGGCTGCATCTCGCTAGCTCCCTGGTGTGCGGCCAGCTCTGGGGAGGCAAATCCCAGTCTCCCAGAACAGCGGGgtcagcctgctctgggggggagCCGGTTGCAGGGTCTGGGATTCTCTGCTCGGGGGAGACCCCCTGAAGGCTCttggcttccctccctccccccatcgcagCACAGCTGCCCCCAGGCTGGAAGGAGCCGGGCTTGCTGGTCCCAGAGGGTCCTGGCTCAGTGTTGCCAGGTTCtcgggtgggggggttgggatcCAGCATGGTGGGGCAGCTGGGTGGGGCATTGAGTGTTGGgcttggatggggtgggggcagggaattaaGCGCAGCTCATAGCAGGAGCTGGGCACAGCTCATCTACTCCCCCCCCCTTAAACCCAGCCCCCtgatgctggggggaggggggagagactcTACAGGCATGTCCAGCCTCCGCACCCTATCTGCCCATTTTGTGACTACATGCCTCTTTGctgagccgggggtgggggtggggctgaaagCGGAGCTCTGTGCACCAGGCCGGGTGTCCCACTTCCTAAAgaaatgggagaacccctcccaggTACTGCGTCCCAACCCAgatctgtcccccacccccacgccaGAAGCAAGGCCCCAGGCTGATTACTCTGCAGTCGCCCCCTGGATCTCTTTCCCCATCACTGAGCCCCCTTGCCAAACAGCCTCCAGTGAGGGTCTGGGGTTATTTTTGTTCCTGGGGGGCAGGACTGAGTGTTCttcttggagccggccctgcttacggGCCAGCTCCAGCAGGTGCCAACCACTGTAATGGTGCCTCCGGGTTTTCCTGGGTGGTGCTAGTGGGTTAACtttgagccctgggggatgtgTAACGTTCCCAAGTGGCCGGATAGGGAAAAAACTGGTATGGGGGGAGTCTCTCCATCTTGCACCTCTGGAAACAATTGTGGGGCTGGAAGAGAGGCTGAGCCATCAGCGGGGCCCTAGCAAGGTGAATTTTAGGCTGCTGGCTAATTCCTTACTGTCCTGGCACGTGCCCTGCTGTGAACAGCTGCCTTCCCCTGCTGGGAGCGTTTCACCTTTGCTTTGTGCTGGTCAGGACATTGCAGACAGTAGCATAGAGGCGATTTGGCTTGTGGGTCTTAATTCGCGCTTGGGGTTTGTCCAGTGAGTTTCCTCCATGTCCCGCTTCGGCGCTGTGGGGCGAAGCCAGTTTAGCGCAACTtctaagggggtggggagccaaGCGACTTCAGGTGGCTGGTAAAAATTGCACCTGGAGGCAGAGCGTCTTTGCTGAGAGGTGGCCCTGCTCCTGCCAAGGTGGCCTCATCCCAGCTGAGCGGAGTGTAAGATCCCCATGCTGGAAGCAGAGTCCCTGTCGTGTCAGGTGCTTCACAGACACCTAGTGAGACGTGGGCCCTGCCCTGGTTACAGGACCAGGGGCAGGAGCCAGAATTGAGGCATGAAGCCGAAAGTGACTCACCAAAGGTACCTCACGGGCCagccggggacagaacccaggtccTTAAACCCCAACCTGCTTTCAGCTCTGAAGACTTGCTTACCAACCGTTGGCTTGCACCATGGTGGTGAATTCTGGGTGCTGGACAAACTGCCTTGgggtgcagctgcctctggggtggaggctAACAATGGAGGGAGAAAGCGTTTTTCCCCCAGTGACACTAGGGTAAAACTCCCTATTGCTTGGAGCCCTTTGGGGGAGTTCTGTCCACCCCCAGTAGGGCGGCTCTTGTCCGAAAAGACCCCCAAGCAGAGCTATGGGTCCTGCGATGGCTCTGTGCTCTTGTTTGTGGTGTCTGTTCTGTCATGGTAGTGAgaagacacccccccaccccccgcccagagCTTGGTGCTGTACGGCCACAGAAGGAAAACCCAGTAAAATTCTTGCCAGCCCGTATCTCTTCCCCTCTGGCTTAGCTGGCCTCATCCCGCAGCGAAGCCATAAATTTCCAGGTCTCTGAGCTGAAATTAACCAAGGTCCTGTTTAAAATAATGGGGGCTTGGGGGCATCCTGTTCTCTGTCTGCTCAAACAGAATGGACTGAGAGCAGGACTGTCGCTTTCGATGCTGTCAGTGCGGAGTGCTGGGAGGCAGGATTCCTAGGTTCGATCCACagctgggggagtggagggagggtCTAGTGCATGGTGGACTAGgaatcagaactcctgggttctctatcCCTAGCTTTGCACTGACCCGGTTTGACAAATCACCAATTAGTGTCATTGATTTGCATGACTTTGGGGGGTGAAAAGTGCTTTGTATGTATAAAGTGCTGCTCACATACAGGCCAGTTTAAACCAGTGGCAGCCAGTCCCACTTCACAATGTCCCAGATCCACCAACACCCAGGTATGCATCCGAAGTACACAAACACAATGGGCTCTGGCCAGAGgagcaccccacccctctgcttttGATCAAATGCACCCACCACCATGTACAAAATATACAAATAatcaaagggtgtcatgtaaagcctttactggaTACCTGTTCCACACGGCTCATCATAATCATTACACAGTGACTGGATGGATAATAGATAAGGTGTTATGGTTCCAtactgaaattgatgcttttaaggtcTGAGTTGGGTCTGGTCACCAGAAAGagataaacaagtttctttcaggcaggagatgCTTATCTGCCTGAATGGCTGTATGTAGATTGAGTAATTATTCACAGTGGATGCTAATCAAtagaggaaaattctaatcaagtTATTGTGAAGTCTCCAGAGGACATTTGatgcaagaaaaacaaacaaacaataggaGGTACCCTGCTTACAAGTGAAGACAATGGATGCTTGGAACCCTATCTGGAGGTCCAGAGGTATCCGGCACCAGGTATCCTTCACCTATTGGACGAACTGCCAGCTGGCTTCTCTTATGAATGGAGGATGACCTTTGGTCTGGGTGTTTCATGctgggagagagatttgggggagctatcctttgtgagacagggGAATGTTTGGTTATCTAAATTTAAGCTCTagaagtgtgttatgattttatttttacgtaaccatttgtttacatttattttacttgctgcttctcaactctctgatctttgtcaattgaactctgcttgttttcactataaatgtatctaagtgtgtgaaatggagcagtgacgctgaggtgaaactggtaaggtggtgtgtagcaaacctatgaattctgtgagtgtccagtggaacaggggctggacattgtggggctgcagagagggctcgGCGGTTGGACCATACCGATTGCTTATCTGTAGAAGGATAGTGGAACCTGAATGGGGTGAGAAGGGCGTGCTTGTAtttcctgtggctggcagagcacaGAGAAGTCTTCCTCCATGCAAAGGGCAGGTGAtagtgaggtacctcacaaccATGGAGACCCTCAGGAGGTGGCATAAAGGGTCCATAGCACTTCAGAGAAGGTGCCTGGTCCTTCATAGTCcagggccctttgttcaaagtttactaggcccatcctccatccactataaaatcactcctcaatggtcagatgtcttggctccatctcattctccaattcactgtccatctgggtttggggactgagaggaatcatcagacaaaggttaaaaaacaacagcagaggaagtctgggttgtcgatgtttatagttctcaaCAGGGAATTaccttcccatgacacctgaatattggaaagtttaCGAGAgaataaggaagaaaaaaaacaccaaacaaataaacaaacaaccccctcaacaacccccaaattcttgcaattaaccatctgctataactcttcttttacactcagttcctaagaacatctctggcgatgatagacgacagtgcctggagcagccagataagccttgagttgaaccagcagatggccagctataccagcccctcccgtgagaaggtttgttctctgttaaggcttagtttctagttaatttcccttgaaattctgattggggggctgcataaggcttctctaaaggcttcattactttatattttattctgcatataaaatttgttttcacttgttccctgctctcttgcccccctgcccttccaatatttgcttggacaggctgcttgtctgtgctgcattggtggttctctggctgggctagatgatgggatgtttctgcagtatggatgcttggacttggctatcttgttctttcctgagtgttgctgagctgggtctgtactgactggcacgttctgttactggtatctcaatgccggtctctttctttcagagtttcctctataaggcgctaggaacgtccttagcagtttgtcaggacctgggccacgttaaatcccagcttcataaatttttgacagcaacagattatatggaagcccctgagagacaggtgaggactctgtccctctccccgcttTACCAAGTAATCCCTGaatgctgcctgtggggctcagctctgagctggcctgggatagatgccatttcgcttcatatcctcttcattgctgtttcactcagcccccgctgcccacgggtctgacgcctgactggcgctttacaccgcttcagctgaaaggaagggacttgtgggttagatcctaaccagtatttttcttgggtgacagggagt encodes:
- the LOC120380050 gene encoding peroxiredoxin-1-like, which translates into the protein MAPSHLGKQQLFRHLHGFYSWPGGPRLPRHGRGGWSLQRDQTLRLQRGLFIIDDKGILRQITVSDLPVGRSVEEVLRLVQAFQYTYTHGRVCPAGWQPGSDTIKPTVKDSKEYFAKQH